A region of Blattabacterium cuenoti STAT DNA encodes the following proteins:
- the accD gene encoding acetyl-CoA carboxylase, carboxyltransferase subunit beta, translated as MAWFLRKKKNIITSINERKDLPKGIWYRTPSGKIIDTEELKKNAYVSPEDGYHVRIHSKEYFEILFDHGKFLEMNIKMMSKDPMEWEDYKKYTDRIQETRKKTNLYDAIRTGIGKIKTINVVISCMDFSFIGGSMGSVVGEKISRAIKYCIEKKYPYILISKSGGARIMESSFSLMQMAKTIARLTQLRDAKIPYVSVLTDPTTGGVTASYSLLGDINIAEPGALIGFAGPRVIRETIGKDLPEGFQTAEFLMDHGFIDLISPRTELKKNIYNLVSMMM; from the coding sequence ATGGCTTGGTTTTTAAGAAAAAAGAAAAATATTATAACATCTATAAACGAGAGAAAAGATTTACCAAAAGGTATTTGGTATAGAACACCTAGTGGAAAAATTATAGATACGGAAGAATTAAAAAAAAACGCTTATGTTAGTCCAGAAGATGGATATCATGTTAGAATTCATAGTAAAGAATATTTTGAAATTCTTTTTGATCATGGTAAATTTTTAGAAATGAATATAAAAATGATGAGTAAAGATCCTATGGAATGGGAAGATTATAAAAAATATACAGATAGAATTCAAGAAACACGAAAAAAAACGAATTTATATGATGCTATTAGAACGGGAATTGGAAAAATTAAAACTATAAATGTCGTAATTTCTTGTATGGATTTTTCATTTATAGGAGGATCCATGGGTTCCGTAGTAGGAGAAAAAATATCTAGAGCTATTAAATATTGTATTGAAAAAAAATATCCATATATACTAATTTCTAAATCTGGAGGTGCAAGAATAATGGAATCTTCTTTTTCATTAATGCAAATGGCTAAAACTATAGCTAGATTAACGCAATTACGTGATGCTAAAATTCCTTACGTTTCTGTTTTAACTGATCCAACTACAGGAGGAGTGACCGCTTCTTATTCTTTACTTGGAGATATTAATATTGCCGAACCAGGTGCTCTTATTGGATTTGCTGGACCTAGAGTGATTAGAGAAACAATTGGAAAAGATCTTCCAGAAGGATTTCAAACAGCAGAATTTTTAATGGATCATGGATTTATAGATTTAATTTCTCCTAGAACAGAATTAAAAAAAAATATATATAATTTAGTTTCTATGATGATGTGA